One genomic segment of Lampris incognitus isolate fLamInc1 chromosome 2, fLamInc1.hap2, whole genome shotgun sequence includes these proteins:
- the LOC130106699 gene encoding RING finger protein 223, with product MEQTPQVWHTQVSPPKELPVEVGKKLSVSGQPECSICYNTYDNVFKTPKLLDCTHTFCLECLSRLMAVSLADQDGRSSSRLSCPFCRHPTMLPEDGPPALATSQEVLCKLPSHQQQEEPVWLEGEKLCYKSHTNEEGSSTSPTPTALCICIDIGATKASEASAQTRPRTLGLLDRMTDWKRLLVFIFLMVLLVVIVLWPLQCIVTTGSMRCMPRTPATVIGTTTTAFTPFSRQTYFPQ from the coding sequence atggaacagaccccTCAGGTTTGGCACACGCAGGTATCCCCCCCAAAGGAGCTGCCTGTTGAAGTAGGAAAGAAGTTGTCAGTTAGCGGCCAGCCGGAGTGCTCCATCTGCTACAATACCTACGACAATGTCTTCAAGACCCCTAAGCTCCTGGATTGCACCCACACCTTCTGCCTAGAGTGCCTCTCCCGGCTGATGGCCGTTTCACTGGCTGATCAGGATGGACGTAGCAGCAGTAGGCTCTCTTGTCCCTTCTGCCGCCACCCCACCATGCTACCTGAGGATGGCCCCCCGGCTCTAGCCACTAGTCAGGAGGTTCTCTGTAAGCTGCCCAGCCACCAGCAGCAGGAGGAGCCCGTTTGGCTGGAGGGGGAGAAGTTGTGCTACAAGAGCCACACCAATGAGGAAGGCTCCAGCACTTCCCCCACTCCCACAGCCCTCTGCATCTGCATTGACATTGGGGCCACTAAGGCGTCTGAGGCCTCAGCCCAGACCAGGCCTCGGACTTTGGGCTTATTGGACCGTATGACAGACTGGAAGAGGTTACTGGTCTTCATTTTTCTCATGGTGCTCCTGGTGGTAATTGTGTTGTGGCCTTTACAATGCATTGTCACCACAGGTAGCATGCGCTGCATGCCACGCACACCAGCAACAGTCATTGGCACCACCACCACTGCTTTTACCCCATTCAGCAGGCAAACTTATTTCCCACAGTAA